In Populus alba chromosome 4, ASM523922v2, whole genome shotgun sequence, the genomic window AAAGGATTTCTGCATTCCCCTAACAATTTTCATGAGACCCTGACCTCcaacttttaaataataataaccttcTCTAAGTTGTCGAATTTTACCCGGAATAAGAAATCCAAAGATTCACCTTCAAAAGCCCAAGCTGCAACCAACacacaaaaatcaaacaataaaaatcacacCTTTCTTTAAAACATAACACTTTCAGGTTTCTGAAGTTCTTTCAATTCTAAACCCTTCAACCCTTTTCCAATTcccaaaaaaaaggaaggaaattcAAGTGAAGTATGCCTCAAATTCTAACCAAATCATTATCCTTCAAAGATTGTTCCCTTTAAAATACTAACTTAAAATATACAAGATTGAAAAATCCAAAGCCTTGATTATCAAGAAAAAGACACTTCTTTAATCCACTTAACTAACACTAATTAACTTAAGTACACAGATACAACTATAAACAATTTCATTACTTTTCGTTCGCTTTCCCATCATTTTTCAGCAACCAAACAAAGACCGCATAATCAAATCAAGAACACGCGCAGAGATCAGGTgaagaacagaaaagaaaacccTAGAGTTGACTCAGCACGAGTTATAACAAGAAGACTCACCtcacagagaaagagagagaagagtaacaggttaagaaaataaattttttttgagatcTGTTAAAGCAAAAACAGAGAACGAGATAGAGAGtccttttattttagggttttattttttatttttatttttatttataaagaagCAAAGGATGATAAAGCAAGAACTtggtggagaagaagaaggagagagagggggggcgTTTTAACGGtggatggagagagagagagtgagggATGTGACGTGGAGTCTACTACATAGGAGACGGCTGAGCGATGATTGCTACACGTGGGTTTTTTAGCTTGTTTGTTTCGCACGTGTGGAAGGtgataaatgaaattattaaggGCAGGATTCTTAAAGGTGTTCCAACTAGTGACCTTTTCTTGCTTGAGTTACCCAAGTCTTTTTTGCTTCAATTGACACCCCTAAAAGTTTAAATTCTCATTTATGTATGTAACAACTtaagatgaagatgaaattcATGAACGAATATGTatgaaaagttttgaaattttatttagtgTTTAAACGAGTGTATagaatatacttttaaaatgtagtTCGATTGGTTGATTATAGACCTAAATTAGtttaagttgaaaataaaaatctggtTAATCTGATAGTGTAACCAACCAACTTGACCTGATCAAAACCTGACCATTATTTTtatgactttgttttttttttttttttgaaaaattaatgttattttgatttatttttttaaataaaaatcaatataggctggtcaaaacaacattattttaattaatttatttttaaaaaaaattaaagtctatCCTCCTAATGCTGAGCCGAGTTttaaaacaacgataaaaaataCTATGAAGAAGCTAAATGTGTATTtggtattttgattaatttttttaaaaatccattaattcaatgtatttttagaggaaaaaaacTCTCAAACCACAGTTCTAAATGacacataaataatataagagATGATAGAGCTAGATAATATTGAGATTTAGAAAGTTCATGAAAGCAATTTGTAAAAAGGATCATAATTTCTATTATATCACATATTTGTGTGCCCCGTCTCCCATGAGAAAATCAACTAATCTTaatccccataaaaaaataaaaccagttTTGTTTGTATCCATGCAGATCAAGCAAATTGTATTCCTGTCCAGTACATGCCACAAAAATCCAAACGGTCACCTTAAGAATCCAATTGAGATAAGAAAAAATTGTGAAGGACTCGACTGAGACTATATATATGATTGGAGGACCATTTTTGGGTCGCCAAATTATTAACGTAAAGAAGACTGAGAAGTGATGGATGGTTGACGTACGCGTGTGGTGTCAAGTTTGCTCCCTGTTTTCGAGTCAGAGAGAGAGAAGGCGCAAGACTGAGCTATATTCCTTGCTTCGTTGAGTTGAGTAATGGTAAGAAGTTGGAATTACACTGATGACCTTGGTGACCTATGCAGTGCTCGATTGGCTAATCAATCCCTGTGATGTATGTAAATCTTCactttagtccctaaacttcgGTTTTACTTAATCATGATAGCTGAGGTCAAGGCTTTTAGCGAGAGAATTCTGAAGGCTGCTGGTAAGAAGAGCATGAAAGTTAGGAGATCATTAAACTCGACATGGAAATGAAACAACTGAGTGAAAAAAGGAACAGTCTGATCGGCTGTCTCCATAATGCTAGTGGCGGCAGCAAAACCAGCCTGAGAACCAAGTCGGAAAACGGCCAAGCCTTTTTTCCATCCTTTCCGTTGGTGTTGGGCCGCTTTTGTTGCAACTATGATAGGAGCCGGAGCACCCACAATGGCTTTTTCTTTAGTGTCTGCCTGAAGCTCttgaataatgatttttgttGCTTCACCACTGCAAAATGTAGCAAGTGATCAGGAGAAagcttgttgaaaaaaaatgccAGGAAAAGATTTGTTCACTGCAAAGAGGAGAGTTGAATGGTAAATCGAAACAAAGTATTGCTAcaagtaaataaaaagagatcCAGGAATCACATCTTGGTCGAAATTCATCTCATTAGAGAGGGTTTTCCTCTGTATAAATCAACCGCTATTCAATTTACACCTTtcagaaaaacaaagaatacactgtgaaatttattttcacaaCGTAAAATGGGTGCTAAAACTGAAAGGACTTTAAATAATGCTGCACAAAAGGAAAGGATGCTATTCCTATATTACAAGCCGCACTAGATGAGTttgcctttattttttacatgtataTCCCAAAACTCCCATagggaaaagaaacaaattttaaCATCTATCAATGCTTCGCAGTTGGAATTCCTAAAAGTAATATCGAACAAACCTAATTTCCCGACTTCCCCTTCAAAACAAAAACGTCTTTCAAGAATAACAACTACAAACAAGTTTTATGGCCGCACTCTCAATCCTCTTTCAGCAAGTACTTCATGAACTCGACGAGCAACTTCAGCAGTGTCATTTAGCGGTGGGTAGCTCCAGCTTTCTGAAATCTGAAAGAGATAAACAAACAGATTACCTACGTAATTAAGTGAAGGAGAAACTTGATCACTACATGTACTGGTTAAGATATAGATGAGAATTCGGTGCGTTAATTATTCATTGCATAAAGGGAACAACTAtttcaagaaagaagaaaaaataaccaGAACAAATTCCCAGGACAGCCATTTCAAAACCTATCAACTAAAGTTGATGAGAAACAAGCACTTTCATAGTTGTTTGGCGATGTATGACCATTCAAATTTACCTTCAGTTATTTTGACTAATAACACAACCTTTATGAAGTAGAagtattatcatatttttacataaagtaaaattttgaaaaaatcttctagagaagaaataataaatgaatttgcacttaactaattgaaaaaacaatgttCGACAGCTAATATGGGTCTGCGAGATATTAGTACATCATTTAAATAAGTATTCTGCTATTTACTTACGTCCTCAGATCCTGTAAATGGTCGAACCACTCCTCGCTCCCTCAAAGATTTATGGAAGTCAGCCAACTTCCATGTGCAACGTTCAGATCCCATTACATAAACAGGTTTCCTGCAAGAACAGTATTGGAGTTTTAAATCAgcatttacaaaataaaacaaggcATCTCGGAGCTTTTATGTTCTAAATCATCACAGTTGATAGAGATAATTTTCATGCATACCCAGTACTGCAAGCCTCACTTATCATACTGACTGAATCTGCTGTGACAACAAATGCATCTCCCCATGCTAAATGTCCCATATATGGATTTGGCTCTGAATGTTATGACATGCAAAACTATAAGATTGTGAGCTCTAGTAATTTAACTAGTATGGAttgaatttttcaaatcaatcaaCAATACCTTCACCATCCCAGATGTAGACTTTTGGATTATTTGCAAGTTCTTTGATTATTATGTTTGAAACCTGTAGGTAGAATGACAGACACATATATTGAGGGATAAGTGGCAGGTATTGGAAAAAGAAACTATGAGAAATGAGTGGCCATACCTTCTTAGGTGTCctatttgagaaaaatattctGACACTCCCGCAGCTCAAAAGCACGTTAGTCACAAAGGCACATAACTGCTTTGCTAGGTCCGTTCCATAACGACAGTGACCTAAACAATTTTAGGCACCATATCATATAATCATGTCTTTAATTCTCAGTCCATGAGAAACATCAAGAACTATGTGAACAGGGAGCTTTTAAGTTCTCtgcataaaaataatcataaacccAAATCCAAACAGAGCAGaacaaaagaaataatcaaACATGCCTTTTCAACTTCTAATTCTTTAATTGGGACAACTCGTGACAATGTTTGATTTTAAAGTTTCAGTTATTGCTATGCTAAcattaaaaaagcataaaataaataagaaactgCATTTCCTACAACAAATTCAATATAACTGGTGAACTGAGATATATGATGGAATCTCACAAGGAATTGCGTATCTTCAGCGCATAGCAAAGCCAAGTTTAGTTTTGGtagttgaattattttgaaGAGTTGGCATAATGTAAAAACAACAGCAATAATCAACTTCGACTCTCAcagcaatttcatcatttaatttcaaGGATCAGCTTATGGTGTAGTGGAAAAGAGTTCCTCTTTACAGCAGACTTTCAAGGTTTGAACCTCCTCCCGCCCCTCTTCCACAGGGTTCGAATGCAACAAAAATCGATATATGCAGTAGTGACCATGAAGGCAATACTCCTATGAGATTAatatagcaaaaaataaaatagaataatgcACGGACCACTATATCAAGAAAAGACAGACAATGGAAGTGAGACTGACAATTTGCACCAAAACTATCTAATCACAAAAGAGTACAGTGGATTAAAAGTATAATGGCTAATTACATGAAGGCCCTCCAATGTTAACCACCAGCAAAGGCTTTGGCAAAGGTGCAAACTCGTCATGCCATGTACTTGCTGCACTGCGTAACGCagcaaaatcaatttgatgtaaGGCTCCCACGGTAAGAACCTGAAGTTCAATGGTCATGTTATAAACTGCTAATTACCATCTTCAAAAAGAGGGGTTGTCAACAAAAAAAGTCTCATTACTACCAAGCAACTAGAGCAATATAATGTTTTGATACATACCACATGCTCATCAGGAGGTTCACGTGGAGTTATCCACCTCCGAAGAAATCGAGGAACTTGTTCTTGTGCTTGGGGAGTCAAAGGATAATAATCGTGATGAGGAGTGACAACCAAGTCAAACCTACTCAAGTCTGACCTTGGATGTTGAATCtgcatgacaaaaataaaatgaatatcaGAAGCTTTTGTGCAACAACAGAATGAGGATCAAGTTGAATTGGCAAGGCAGCTTTGGAAGCTGTGTCTGACCTGTGTATAGTATGAAAAGAGTCCTTACATATGCATTGGTTTATTATAGAACTTTGGAAGCTGTAGCTGTCACTGTACAATAGGCTAACACAGGTGTATACTAGCCCTTATGTATATAATGGTTTATTCATCCATCTTAAACTAATAGCAAAAGGTTACAAATTGGATCCTCCTtggtatattttttagatagcCATCAAAGAACCGTGTTATTTATAGAATGTAGCAAATAGCTTTATCAAGTGCAATTTAAATTAAGGGAAGGCCTCAAACCTGTACAAGGAAAACTTTTTCTGATGCTAAACGTTTAATAGAGCTTGCAACAGAAATTGTATCTCTTCCAGATGCAACTACCAATAAAGGGCCATCCCTGAAACAATGCAGCAAagcaaataaattaaagaaaaaagaggtcTGTTTACTGACAGGAACTAACAGGTGTAAAATGGAAAATTCGTATTGCAAATACCAACAAGTTTGGGACCGCTGCATATTTAAGTGGAGTAATAGGTTTCAAATCCAACATAGCTCCACAGGGCAACAATCACATATATGCAGCACAAGGAagaattaaaagacaaaaaaaattaacagaacCTTTTCATGAGTCTACATCGCAAGGTTAAAGCACCATTAGTCATACACAACACAACCCTTTCATTTCCATAAGCGCACATGATCTTCACAATCCATTAATCACCAATACCATTATCATGCATTTTCTtcactttccttttcctttcacaaGGTTGCACAGACACCACGTCATCCATTAACCTTTACCACACGCCCATGTTCAATACAGATAAGCACGATTTACAAGAAGCGTACTTTCAAGTTTGCAcctttgtttgaataaaacagGTGAAATTCACTCGAATTAATATCTACTTTTAACACTTTCAGTAACTTAACAAGTTCAAATTACACAAAAGTCTGTAAGAAAATTACTTCTCATAACTTTCTCGTGCCATATTCACAATCCGCTTCGAATCAGCTTCTAAAATTGACGACAAGCCCACACTGCCACCTTTCTCCGACGGAAGAGGTGAAAGCCTCCTCCGCCGCGATGCTATTAACCGCAAATAACTATATATCCGCCTTATGATGCAGTACAACAACTTGTGGAGAGAAATCGGTAGCCAATGCAACCACTCATTTATGCCTCCTCTTGGTCTCGTCACTCTCTGCATccatccaattaaataaatgccccaaaaaccaatcc contains:
- the LOC118038965 gene encoding mitochondrial fission protein ELM1, encoding MKPIRLPEPPSPTMGVPEIFENGAYSVIRRAVVIGNGFPGSENQSLGLVRALGLYDKHVLFRVTRPRGGINEWLHWLPISLHKLLYCIIRRIYSYLRLIASRRRRLSPLPSEKGGSVGLSSILEADSKRIVNMARESYEKDGPLLVVASGRDTISVASSIKRLASEKVFLVQIQHPRSDLSRFDLVVTPHHDYYPLTPQAQEQVPRFLRRWITPREPPDEHVVLTVGALHQIDFAALRSAASTWHDEFAPLPKPLLVVNIGGPSCHCRYGTDLAKQLCAFVTNVLLSCGSVRIFFSNRTPKKVSNIIIKELANNPKVYIWDGEEPNPYMGHLAWGDAFVVTADSVSMISEACSTGKPVYVMGSERCTWKLADFHKSLRERGVVRPFTGSEDISESWSYPPLNDTAEVARRVHEVLAERGLRVRP